A segment of the Brevundimonas sp. M20 genome:
GCGCCGACGAGGGTGAAGGGCGCCAGATCAATGCGGACCGAACGCGCCGACGGCCCCTCGCCGATGATCAGGTCGAGGACGTGATCCTCCATCGCCGGATAGAGGATCTCCTCCACCTGCGGGCTGAGGCGATGGATCTCGTCGATGAACAGCACGTCGCGCGGTTCGAGATTGGTCAGGATGGCCGCGAGATCGCCGGGCTTGGCGAGGATGGGGCCGGAGGTGGCGCGGAAGCCGACGCCCAGCTCACGCGAGACGATCTGGGCCAGGGTCGTCTTGCCCAGCCCCGGCGGGCCGAACAGCAGAACGTGGTCGAGCGCCTCGGCGCGGTTGCGGGCGGCGTTGATGAAGACCTGAAGGTTGCCCTTGGCCTGCTCCTGCCCGACGAACTCCGACAGGGTCTGGGGACGCAGGGCGCGGTCATAGGCTTCGCCGGGAGCGGCCTCGGGGGAGATGATGCGGTCGTCGGTCATTGGCCGCTCCGGTGGCGGGCGGCGGGGCGACGGTTAGTGAAAAGTGCTGGTAAGCAAGGGGTGAGCAGGTGACGTCCCGCCCGCGCGCAGACGTGCTCACGATCTTGCTCACCAGCACTTTTCACTGGCCCGCCCTTCACCGTCCCAACTCCTGAAGCGCCGCCCGGATCACCGCCGACAGGTCGGCGTCCTCGCCCAGACGGATCAGCGCCTGATCGACGGCGCGGCGGGCGTTGATCTCGGCGACGCCGAGGCCGAGCAGGGCCGAGACGGCCTCGCCGGTCAGACTGGGGACCGGGGCGGCGACCGCGGCCTCGACATGGACGCCGGGAGCATTCGGGGTGAAGGACGCCTCGCCCAGCGACTTGCCCTTCAGCTCGGTGACGATGCGCAGGGCCAGCTTGGGGCCGACGCCGTTGGCGCGGGCGACCGCGGCCTTGTCCTCACGCGCGACGGCGGAGGCCAGCTCGCCGGGCGGCAGGACGTCGAGCACGCCCAGCGCCGCCTTGGGGCCCACGCCCTGGATGGCCAGCATGGTGCTGAAGGCCCGGCGTTCGTCGCGGGTCAGGAAGCCGTAGAGGCGCGGACCGGCGTCCTCGCTCCACTGGGAATGGATGTGCAGGGTCGCCTCGTCGCCGGGCGCCGGGAGACGGCCCAGCGTCCGCGCGCCACAGGCCACGACATAGCCGACGCCCATGCAGTCCAGCAGGCAGTGATCCTGTTCGACCTCGGCCAGAACGCCGCGCAGACGACCGATCATGCCGCGCCTCGCAGGGTCTCGAGCAGGGCCCGCTTGCGCAGCTGGGCGTGGGTGATGGCGACGGCCAGCGCGTCGGCGGCGTCGGCCCTGGCGTCGCCGGAGGTCGGCAACAGGCGTTTGACCATGAAGGCGATCTGGCCCTTGTCGGCGTGACCGGCGCCGACCACCGCCTTCTTGATGAGGTTGGGCGAGTATTCCGCGACCGGCAGGCCGCATTTGGCCGGGGCCAGCATGACGGCGGCGCGGGCGTGACCCAGCTTCAACGTCGAGGACGGGTTCACGTTGACGAAGACTTCCTCGACCGCCGCTTCCTCGCAGCCGTAGTCGCCGCACAGGGCGGTGACGGCATCCAGCAGGTGCAGCAGGCGCTCGGCGAAGGGGGCGTTCTCGGGCGGGGTGACCACGCCGTGGGCGATCCAGCGCAGGCGCGAGCCCTCGGCTGAAATCACGCCCCATCCGGTGCGTCTGAGGCCGGGGTCCAGCCCGATGATCCGAGTCGCTTCGTTCGCCATCCGTTCCCTTTTGCCCGAGAGATGCCTAACGGACAATGACCGGACGGGAAGAACCGCCTTTTCGGGGGCGGCCTACTCGTCTCTCGGCATGACCGAGAAGCCCGCCAGACCGTCCTCGGAGGACAGGCGTTCGACGAGGCCGTCGATGTCGAGCGGCATGGAGCCCTTCACCTTCAGATGATGTTCGTGCAGCTTGCCGTCCTGCGAGACGACGTGGCCGAGGCGGACGGCCTTCATGCCGGTGTCCCTCAGCAGGTTGCGGACATGGGCCTCGCCCGGCGCGGCGTTGCGACGCCATTTCAGCGTCACGTCCATCACCCCGATATGGGGCAGCTTCGCATCCGCCAGACGCAGGACCGCCAGCACCGCGAGGGTGGCGCACGCCGCGATCAGGGCCAGCGGCAACATGCCGACGCCGAACAGAACGCCGATGGCCGAGGTCACCCACAGGGACGCCGCCGTGGTCAGCCCATGAACCGAAAAACCCTCGCGGAAGATCACGCCCGCGCAGAGGAAACCGATGCCGGTCAGCAGGCCGTGCGACATGCGGGTGGGATCAATCACCACCGTCTGCCCCGGCAGGGCGGTGAAGGCCCAGGTCGACTGGTGCATCGCCGCCAGCATCAAGACGCAGCTGGTCAGGCAGACCAGAATATGGGTGCGAAAGCCCGCGGGGTGGCCGTGATAGGTGCGCTCGACCCCGATCAGTCCTCCGGCCGTCATGGCCGCGAGCACCGGCCAGACCAGATCCCAATTCATCAATGAAATTCGCTCCGCAAACTGACGAATCCCAAACCTAGTCCCGCTTGGCCGGAGCGATCAAGCGGCGGTCAGTCGTCGCGCGGATCGAGCGAGTAGCCGACCACGCCCTCGATGCCACGCAGGCGGGCGCCGAGCGCCTTGAGCGCGGGCTCGCCGTCGATCCTGAAGCGGAAGCTGCGGCGCAGCTTCTGGCCGTCTTCGATCAGTTCGAACCGGTCGGCCTTGGCGGATCGCGGCAGGCCCGCCAGCGCGGCCTCGATCCGGTCCTCGGCCCCGACCGCGTCCCGGAGCCAGACGATCTCGGCGTCCACCACCGCCTGCTGAGGCAGGCGACGGCTGACCAGTCGCAGGGCGACGAGGATGAGCACGGTCAGCGTCGTCCCGACCACCCCCAGCAGGAACAGTCCCGCGCCGAAAAGCAGGCCGATGGCGGCGGTGATCCAGAGCGAGGCGGCGGTCGTCAGGCCATGGATCGAGAACCCCGCGCGGAAGATCACCCCGGCGCACAGGAAGCCGATACCGGTCAGGACGCCGTGCGCCAGACGGGCGGGATCGGCGATGACCTCCGCGCCCTGAACCGGCACGAAGCGCCACGCCGCCTGGGACACCGCCAGCTCCATCAGCAGGGCGGAAGCGAGGCAGACGAGGATGTGGGTCCGGAACCCCGCGGCCCGCCCGCGCCACTCCCGCTCGAAGCCGATCAGGCCGCCCGCCATGACGGCGGCGATCAGGGGAAGCGTGAAGCCGGGCAGGTCATTGAGGGTCATCCGCGAGCAACGGGAGCCGGGCGTGGCGGTTCCTGCGCGTCTACGTCGCCCCCGACCGACGCCGGAGACAGGGGCGGCGCCACGCGCTAGCGTGTCGTGCGACAGGGGAGATGGCGAATGATCGGGACCACAGGCAAGATGCTGGCCGCGCTGGCGACAACCGCCCTGCTGGCGGGGAGCGTCGCGGCGCAGACCGACAATGCGCGCCCGGATCAGGCCGCCTTCCGCGACCTGTATCGCGAGCTGATCGAGACCAACACCACCCTGTCCGAGGGCAGTTGCACCCTGGCGTCCGAACGGATGGCGGCGCGACTGCTGGCGGCGGGCTATCCGGCGGCCGACGTGCGGGTTCTGGTTCCGTCCGAGCGGCCGAAGGACGGCAATCTGGCGGCGGTGCTGCGGGGCGACGATCCGACCGCCGCGCCGATCCTGTTGCTGGCGCACATCGACGTGGTCGAGGCCCGGCGCGAGGACTGGACGCGCGATCCCTTCACCCTCATCGAGGAAGACGGATATTTCCACGCCCGGGGCGCGCAGGACGACAAGGCGCAGGCGGCGATCTGGGTGGACACGCTGATCCGGCTGAAGGCCGAGGGCTTCACGCCGCGCCGGGACATCAAGATCGCCCTGACCTGCGGCGAGGAGACGTCGGACACCTTCAACGGCGTGTCCTGGCTGCTGGCCAACCACCGCGACGCGCTGGAGGCCGGGTTCGCCCTGAATGAGGGCGCGCGCGGGCGGCTGGACGCGGCAGGCAACCGCGTGGCGCTGGAGATTCAGGCGGGCGAGAAGATTTATCAGGACTATCGTCTGGAGATCACCAATCCCGGCGGCCACTCCTCCCGTCCCGTGCCGGACAACGCCATCTATCGCCTGTCGAACGCCCTGACGCGGCTGGAAGCCTTCACCTTCCCGACCGAGCCGAACGAGACGGTGAAGGCCTATTTCGCGGCGCTGGCCCCGACCAACCTCGCCCATGCCGCTGACATGCGCGCCATCGGCTCGGCGTCCGGGCGAGCGCGGGAAGCGGCGGCGCGACGATTGTCGGCGGCGGACCCGGCGTGGAACGCGGTGCTGCGCACCACCTGCGTGGCCACCATGGTCGATGCCGGACACGCGCCCAACGCCCTGCCCCAACGCGCGACGGCGAACGTGAACTGCCGCATCCTGCCCGGTCAGGATCCGCAGGCGATCCGCTCGCGGCTGGCGCGCGTTCTGGCCGATCCGGGGATCGCGGTGAGCATCGCGGGCAATATCGACCCGACCTCGCCGCCCCCGCCGCTGAGCCCAGACATCCTCGAGCCGATCCGCGCGGCCGCCGCAGAGTTGTGGCCCGGCGTCCCGGTCATCCCGTCGATGAGCCCCGGCGCCACGGACGGTCGTTTCACCAACGCCGCGGGCGTGCCGACCTATGGCGTCACCGGCCTGTTCGCCGATCCCGATGGTGGTGGTGTCCATGGCCTGAATGAACGCATCCGGGTCCGCTCGCTCTACGAAGGTCGCGACTTCCTGTTCACGCTGGTGAAGGCCTACGCCGGGCAGGCGCAATGAAGCCGGGAACCGGCGCCGTTTGAAACCTGAGCGCGCATTTTCCGTTGTGGGGAGGCAGGCATGGGGCCTGCGCCGAGCGACCCGCTGCCATGTCCGCCAGTCTTGATCGCCACATTCGCCCGGAGAATTTCACCGCCCTGAAGGCCGAGGTGATCCGCGCCGCCGTCGAACTGTCCGACGAACAGCTGATGGAGCTGACCGACACCCTGCACAGCATGATCCGTCTGCGCCGTCCCGGCCGCCCGATCAGCGACGACGCCGGATGGATGGTGGAGGCTGAGTCCCAGTACTTGCCGTGAGGCCGGTCACTCCGGCATCACGAACCGGCTGGTGTAGGCGACGCGAGCGCCCGGCTGGATATCCTCAGTCACACGCGCGCGGCGGGTGGCGCGAAGAGCGGCGACCCCGAAGCCATACCCCGGCGGGTCCTCGCGCAGGATCACACAATCGCCGAGCCCCTGGTT
Coding sequences within it:
- a CDS encoding MgtC/SapB family protein translates to MTLNDLPGFTLPLIAAVMAGGLIGFEREWRGRAAGFRTHILVCLASALLMELAVSQAAWRFVPVQGAEVIADPARLAHGVLTGIGFLCAGVIFRAGFSIHGLTTAASLWITAAIGLLFGAGLFLLGVVGTTLTVLILVALRLVSRRLPQQAVVDAEIVWLRDAVGAEDRIEAALAGLPRSAKADRFELIEDGQKLRRSFRFRIDGEPALKALGARLRGIEGVVGYSLDPRDD
- the ruvA gene encoding Holliday junction branch migration protein RuvA; protein product: MIGRLRGVLAEVEQDHCLLDCMGVGYVVACGARTLGRLPAPGDEATLHIHSQWSEDAGPRLYGFLTRDERRAFSTMLAIQGVGPKAALGVLDVLPPGELASAVAREDKAAVARANGVGPKLALRIVTELKGKSLGEASFTPNAPGVHVEAAVAAPVPSLTGEAVSALLGLGVAEINARRAVDQALIRLGEDADLSAVIRAALQELGR
- a CDS encoding MgtC/SapB family protein, producing MNWDLVWPVLAAMTAGGLIGVERTYHGHPAGFRTHILVCLTSCVLMLAAMHQSTWAFTALPGQTVVIDPTRMSHGLLTGIGFLCAGVIFREGFSVHGLTTAASLWVTSAIGVLFGVGMLPLALIAACATLAVLAVLRLADAKLPHIGVMDVTLKWRRNAAPGEAHVRNLLRDTGMKAVRLGHVVSQDGKLHEHHLKVKGSMPLDIDGLVERLSSEDGLAGFSVMPRDE
- the ruvC gene encoding crossover junction endodeoxyribonuclease RuvC; translation: MANEATRIIGLDPGLRRTGWGVISAEGSRLRWIAHGVVTPPENAPFAERLLHLLDAVTALCGDYGCEEAAVEEVFVNVNPSSTLKLGHARAAVMLAPAKCGLPVAEYSPNLIKKAVVGAGHADKGQIAFMVKRLLPTSGDARADAADALAVAITHAQLRKRALLETLRGAA
- a CDS encoding M20/M25/M40 family metallo-hydrolase — translated: MIGTTGKMLAALATTALLAGSVAAQTDNARPDQAAFRDLYRELIETNTTLSEGSCTLASERMAARLLAAGYPAADVRVLVPSERPKDGNLAAVLRGDDPTAAPILLLAHIDVVEARREDWTRDPFTLIEEDGYFHARGAQDDKAQAAIWVDTLIRLKAEGFTPRRDIKIALTCGEETSDTFNGVSWLLANHRDALEAGFALNEGARGRLDAAGNRVALEIQAGEKIYQDYRLEITNPGGHSSRPVPDNAIYRLSNALTRLEAFTFPTEPNETVKAYFAALAPTNLAHAADMRAIGSASGRAREAAARRLSAADPAWNAVLRTTCVATMVDAGHAPNALPQRATANVNCRILPGQDPQAIRSRLARVLADPGIAVSIAGNIDPTSPPPPLSPDILEPIRAAAAELWPGVPVIPSMSPGATDGRFTNAAGVPTYGVTGLFADPDGGGVHGLNERIRVRSLYEGRDFLFTLVKAYAGQAQ